From the Vibrio ziniensis genome, the window CCCGAGTCATGGACTTTACAATCCTGCGGCTAAATAATATACCGACGGTTAAGCCGAATATAATCGAGACAATCGATATGGTTGCCATACCAATTATAGCTTCATGCTCTTGTTCTTCAGTTATTGAAATAGCGCTCTCCGTTGCACTTTCTAATCCAACTAAAAACTCCGCTAACTCTGAATCCAGCATTTGCTGTGTTTGTTCAAATTGATGCACTTTAGAAGACATCGCAGCGTTATTTTGCTTAGCTTCTAGCCCATCCAAAATGGAAAAGAGTGTTGATTCATAACTTTTATGATGTTCTTCAAGCAGAGACAAATTGTTGGCTAATTGGGTGAGGTGTTTGAGCTGTTCCGAAGTGATGGCATGTTTCTTCGCTTCTGAAAGGAGTGACTTTGCTTCTAGTATTTCATCATCAAAGAACTTAGATGATTGTCGAACTTGCGAGGCAAACTTGCTCATAGCTTGCTTATCTTCTCCGGAAGGAATCTCCGCCAAACGAAAGGCTTTTTCTAACAATACGGCACCTTCGAGCTGCTTGATAGTGATGTTACTCGCCAGCTTTACCAATGGCATATTTTCGTGAGCAATACCGTCAATTTCTTTTGAGACACGTTCCATCTTTAGTACCGCATAAAAAGAAACAATTAGGGTCAACGTGAGTAACGTGACAATTAATCCGATCAGTTTTTTTGTGATCGTTAGGTTTCTCAACCAGTTCATACACACCTCAGCATAGTCAGCAAACAAATTAAGAATAGTCGATACAAAAGTTTAGGTTGATATTTGTGCAAAATGTCGACCCAGTTCCACCCTTAGAGAATGACTTAAACTTACTGAGTGATTCTTAAGTGTTCCTTAAGAAACGGTTGCCAAACTTAACCACGATCGTTAACCGATATTCTCAAGGAGAGAACATGACTACTCACGTAATGCTTCATACTGGTTTATTCGTAACGTTAATGGCTGCGTCATCATTAGCAATGGCTGACCCTGTTTGTACCAAAGAACCTGAATCTAAATGGATGTCGTTTGACCAAGCTAAACAGCAAGTTCAGGATATGGGATACAAAATTAAGAAATTCAAAAAGACCAGCACTGGCTGTTATGAGTTGTATGGCTATAACACCAAAGGGAAGAAAACTGAAATCTATTTCAACCCAGTGGATATGAGCAAAATAAAAGAGGAAGAAGATGACTAAACCTTACGTTTGGGACACGGTTGTTCGCCTTACTCACTGGACAGTAGCCGCAATGTTTGCTGCGAATTACTTTGTCACTGAAGAAGGTAGTGAGACACACGAATGGGTGGGATACATCGTTCTGGCAGCGCTAGCCATTCGGCTTGTGTGGGGGTTAATAACTCAGTCACCTGCCCGTTTATCCGCATTCAAACCGTCAGTGTCTCAGGCTGGTCGACTCAGTTAGATATGTTCTGGGGTGAAGAGTGGGTAGAAGAAGTTCATGAACTGTTTGCGAACCTTACTATGTTCGCAGTTGCGATTCACATCAGTGCCGTCATCTTTATGACCCACTGGACCAAACGTTCTTATGTGAAGAGCATGCTATTCTCTCGCTATACTCGCTAATCCCATCATTTTAATAATTATTTTAAACAGCCTGTTAGTTGAACTATCAGGCTGTTTTTCTTTATTTTTCGCACACAACACGCCGCTCAATGTAATTTAATTACACCATCTGATATTAAAATCTTAAATACTGAGAAAATGATTAAAAATAACTACATGTTTTATTGATCTATGTCATTTAACGGAGTAAAGTGTGACCAACATCTCGTTAAACTGTTAATAAAAAAGGTGACATCATGTTTGATAAAAAGAAATCGTTACTAAGCAACGTTCGTGAACTTGGCAGCATTTTAGCGCTATTCTCAGTTTCATCACTGACTGTACTATTACTAAGCCAAACTTGGGTTAACTTCTAATTCTGAGTTAATCACAGAGACACTGAGAAATATCGAGAAAACGAATCTTTGATAATTACTGCTCTACGATTGCATGCAATGTTTCCCTAAGCTTTCTAACTCGAAGCTGGAAACAAAAAAGCACATCACAGATGCAGTTAAGATTAAGGCTCTATTGGAGAGTTTTGATGGTTTGCTTGAGTTCAGATAACCTAAACAAGGTGTCATTTCACCGCTAGTATTTCACATGAGTGAAATGACACACTTGCAAAAACAGACAATCATTGAATTACTGTCTGTTCCCTTTCTTAAGATTTAGCGTTCTTTTCCACGCTGTCCCAAACACCAAGAATATACATAATTCCTAGTGCACGGTCGTAAAGCCCGTAGCCTGGACGCGCCCACTTTTCTTCACCCCAGATATGACGACCATGGTCAGGACGCACATACCCTTCATAGCCATGTTTATGCAGAGTCTGCACTACTTTCACCGTATCTACTGAACCATCACATGCACGGTGTGACGCTTCAATGAAATCACCGTTGTCATAACGTTTTACGTTACGGATGTGCATGAAATGAATACGGTCATGGTACGCATCGATAATATCTGGAATATCGTTATTTGCTGAACCTAAAGAACCAGTACACAAGCTCAAGCCGTTGTATGGGCTGTCAACTAGGTTAAGGAAACGGCCAATATTCTCTTTATTGATGATCAAACGTGGTAAACCAAAAATCGGGAATGCAGGATCATCAGGGTGAATACCCATCTTAATACCTACTTCTTCACACACTGGGATCACTTGCTCTAGGAAGTATTCTAGGTTCTTCCACAAATCTTCCGCAGTAAAGTTTTCGTATAGCTTAAAGGTTTCTTTCAGACGAGATAAACGCTCTGGTTCCCAACCCGGCATGGTCACGTCAACGTTAGTTGATAGCTTTTCAATCAGCTCGATTGGATCGATATTTTCGATTTTGCTCTTTTCAAAGAAAAGTGCATTCGAGCCGTCTTCCATCTCTTTGTAAAGTTCGGTACGAGTCCAGTCAAACACTGGCATAAAGTTGTAACACACAACTTTTACGCCCACTTTCGCTAGACGGCGCAGTGTCTCTTTATAGTTCTCGATGTATTTTTCACGGCTTGGCAGACCAAGCTTGATGTCTTCGTGAACGTTAACGCTCTCAACAACATCGATGTGGAAACCCGCAGCTTCGATGATCGCTTTTTCTTTTGCGATACGCTCTTCGCTCCAAAGTTCACCAGCAGCCATATCATGTAGCGACCACACAATACCTTCTACGCCTGGAATTTGTTTAATGTTACCGAGCGTAACTTTGTCGTTACCTTCTCCGTACCAACGAAATGTCATTTTCATGGATTATTTCCTCTGTGCCACGAAGCTTGCTACTGATGCTTTAGCACCATTTGCAAACAGCTTTTCTAGCGCTGATTGCAGCTCTGCTTTGAATGTTTGATTACCCGCTAGCTCTTGGTCAAAGACGCTGCGAAGTGCTAAAAAGCCGTCAACGACTTTTACTAAATCTGTACCTGCTTGCTGCCAAACTTGTGCAAGCTGTTGTTTTAACGGGTCTTGAACGTCGATCTCTTGTCCTTGCTCGTTAACACCACTGACGTAACGCATCCACGCCGCCAGTGCTAGGCATAAGCCTTCAATCGAAACACCATTTTTTAAAGAGTAGCGAATGGTTTGTAAGAAGCGTTGTGGGATCTTCTGAGTTCCGTCCATTGCGATCTGCCAAGTACGGTGTTGCAACGCTTTATTCTCATAGCGTTCGATCAACTGGTCTTTGTATTGGTCGAGATCGATACCTTCAATATTCAGTGACGGTGTGATTTCCTCATCCATCAAATAACGAACAAAGGTTTTAAAATCTGGGTCTTGAATCGTTGTCGCTACTGTTTCGTAGCCCGAGAGATACCCTAAGTATGCCATTGTTGAGTGCGTTCCGTTCAGTAGACGTAGCTTCATCTCTTCAAACGGCACAACGTTGTCTGTCACCTGAACGTTGGCGATAGAGGTTTTCTCCCACTGAGGACGATCGTTAACAAACTTGTCTTCAATCACCCATTGCAAGAACGGTTCTGTGATAACGCACACTTTGTCTTCAAGGCCGAGTGCTTTCTCAACACGTGCAATGTCATTATCTGTGGTACGAGGAACAATGCGGTCAACCATAGTGCATGGGAACTGGATTTCTTTTTTAATCCATTGATACAGCTCTTCGTCCAATTGTTTTGCAAATTGCAGAACGACTTTCTCCAACACTCGTCCATTCTCAGGCAAGTTGTCACAGGTCATTGGTGTAAATGGCTGGATGCCATTCTGATGGCGATAACGCATAGCAGACACCAAGAAACCGATCGCAGATTTCGGTGCTTCAATATTTTGTAAATCATGCTGGATAAGAGGATGTGAGAAATCCAAATCACCCGTTGCAGGGTTGTGGCAGTAACCTTTTTCAGTAACCGTCAGTGAGACAATTTTCACTGCTGGGTCACGCATGTAACCAAGAACTTGCTCAGTTTGTGCTGCCATCAGTACCGTTTCGATTGAGCCAACGATATTGATATCTAATTGATCGTTGTATCCGACACCTACCGAATACAAACTGTCTTGCGCGATTAAATCTTTCTGTAAATCAACAGAGCTCCAAGTGACGCCGACAATTTTCCAATCGCCGCCGATTTCTTTGATCACAGCATCGGTAATCAGCGCCTGATGAGCGCGGTGAAAAGCACCAAAGCCCAAATGAACAATCCCAACTTTTGCTTTTTTGTTGTTGTCGTTAGGTTTTATTAGGGCATTAGCCGCAGATAAGTGAGCTTGACTTAATCTCATAATCATTCGAACCAAATTATGTTAATACGCGCAAAATGAGTTCTTTCTAAATAAAACCATGTGTAGAAAAAGAAACAATTTGCGAAGAAAGTATTGCTAAAGAAAGGGTCAAATAGCGCAGGAAAAACTCCCCGCGCTATAAAGAGACATCTCAAATTACATAGCTTGAACTTTGTCTAGAAGTGGTACTAGGTCTGGGTTTTCCTTACGGAATTTTTCATACACAGGCTTAACCGCTTCTTGGAACTTAGGAATGTCACTTTCAACAAAAGTAACGTTTTGATTTACAAGTTCCGCTTTCGCTTTTTCTACGTAGTTTGCCCAGTTAACATCTTGTTGCTTAACGGTCTCTTTCGCGATTGCACGAATTTTCGCTTGGTCTTCTGCAGATAGGCTATCCCATACACCTGTTGACACTACAAGCACGTCTGGAACCATAGTGTGTTGGTCATAAGAGAATGTTTTCTTCACTTCATAGTGACGAGAAGAGAAGTAAGATGGAATGTTGTTTTCCGCACCATCTACAACACCTTGTTGCAGCGCTGAGTATAGCTCACCGTATGGTAGCGGAACTGGTGTACCACCTAGAGCTTTGATGGTATCGATTGAAAGTGCTGAGTTTTGAACACGGATTTTCAGACCTTTCAAATCATCTGGAGTACGAATTGGTTTGTCAGTATAGAAGCTACGTGCACCCGCATCTAAGAATGCTAGACCAATAAAGCCAGACTCTTTAGAAGACGCTAGGATTTGCTCACCAATTGGACCTTGTAGAACTGCATCATATTGTGCGCGGTCACGGTAAAGGTATGGTAGAGAAAGTAGTTTGTAATCTGACGCGAATGCTGTCAGTGGCGCCGCACTTACTTTAGTAAAACCGATAGTACCACCTTGTACCATCTGTAGTAGTTCAGTTTCATTACCTAGAGTACCGTTTGGATACACTTTTACGCGCATTTTTGTTTCTTTAGACACTTTGGCTGCGAACCAATCCAAAGATGCGTGAACTGGGTGCTCTGTTGGTAACGCATGAGCTAGCTTAACAGTAGCTGCATAAACGTTGCCTGCCATTAGTGTAGAGAGGGTACAAGCAAGTAAAAGTTTATTTGTTGTTTTCATTTTATAGTCCTATCAATTATTGAGGTTTATAACCAGCTAGTTCCGGTAGCCATAATGAAAGTGAAGGGAACAAGGTCACTATCGTCAACGTTATCACCATGAGGACGAATAGCGGTGCCAATTTAGGAACAACAGCGCCCAACTTGGTGCCTGTAACACTACAACCAACAAACAAGGCAGTGCCCACTGGTGGTGTACAGATACCGATACATAAGTTGAACACTAGGATGATCCCAAAGTGAATCGGGTCGATACCAAGCGTGATAGCAATAGGTAAGAAAATTGGAGTAAAGATCAGTACCGCTGGCGTCATATCCATAAACGTACCTACTACCAAGAGAATCACGTTCATCAATAGAATAACCATGATTGGGTTAGTAGAAGTTTCAAGTACAAACTCAGCGATGTAAGTAGGGATATCCGCATTCGCCATTGCCCATGACATTGCAGAAGATGTAGCAACCATCAACAACACGATAGACGTTGTGATCACACTATCAACCAATACTGGGAACATATCGCTCATTTTCAGTTCGCGATAAGCGAAACCTAGGATTAGAGCGTAAACAACCGCGATAGCAGACGCTTCTGTTGCAGTGAAGATACCGCCTAAGATACCACCCATGATAATAATAACTAAGGTCAAACTTGGAATAGCATCCCAAATTACTTTGCGTTTCTTCTCTGTTGAAATAATTTTCTCACGAGGAATGTTGTAACGTTTACCCAGTAAGAATATACCCACCATGACACTTAGGCCCATTAGAATGCCTGGGATATAACCTGCAATGAAAAGGTATTGAACAGAAGTACTACTTACCAATGCAAACAAGATAAGAATGTTCGATGGTGGAATGAGAAGACCAGATGGACAAGACGCTACGTTAACAGCCGTCGAGAAGTCCATTGGGTACTTATGCTTCTCTTGTAGTGGTTTCATGATGCCACCTACCGCAGCAGCAGAAGCCGCAGCAGAGCCAGACAAAGAACCGAACAACATGTTTGCCATAACGTTTACATGAGAAAGTGAGCCAGGTAAACGGCCACCAAAGATCATTGCAAAGTTAATCAAACGTGAAGCAAGACCACCACGGTTCATCAAGTTGCCTGCCACTATGAAGAATGGCAGAGCAAGCAAGCCGAAGTTGTCTAATCCATTCGCCAGTTTCTGAGAAACCAGAATGGTCACTTGTTCAACTGGGAAATCGATAAATACAGTAAGTAGTGCAGCAATACCGATTGCAAACGCGATTGGCACACCAATAATCAGCAACACACCTAATACGCCAAACAGTACAACTGCTGGAAAGAAGTCGTAAAATGCGTCAGGAGCGTTCGCCAAAAAGTCTTGTGAAAACAATAAATCCATCAAAGTCATTTTGAATATCCTTCTGCTGCAACTCGGTCTTCTTTATTCACTAACGAAAGAACTGAAGAGATAATGTCGACTGTACCGAAGTAAGAAATAATGTAACCAGTCAGTGGTACAACAACGTAAACATAACCAATCAATAGGTGGTGACCACCAATCACGATCCCTGGTGAGATCTGTCCATGTTTCAGTGTGTTTGTTACCAGAGCAGTACCACCATAAATAAAGGCGACCGCAGCGAAAGCAATAATGATTAGGTTAATAATAATACCTAACACCAACTGCCCTTTATGGCTTAGCCTTGGAGCTAAAAGTTCTAGCGCTAAATGGCGTTTAATTGCGTAAGTGTAAGCACCACCTAGCACACCAATCCAAATAAGTAAGTAACGTGAAAGCTCATCTGTAAATGCAGACGGGTCTTGCAGAACAAAACGAGTAAAAACTTGCCAGACAACCGCAACGATCATTACGGTCATAAAGATGCTTAATACAATACGTAGAAAGCTATTAATAAAATCGTTGATAGACTTAATTATCATAGTAATTAATCTCTAATTAGTTTTTGTGCGACCAGACTGAACAAATAATCCGTTATATTTTTATCCAACTAGTAGCATTTCCCAGAACAACGTGTGTCGCTTGCAATCATCACAGTTCGCTATTCGTAAACTTAATTATCGGAAATTTCGATAATGAAGTGATCCTACATTTGGTATAACAATAAAAAATTGGTCTAGGTCATAAAACGAAACAGGCTTTTACTTTTTTACTTAAAGTATGATCACCTTTAAACTTTTGACAAAAAACACTCAATGATTGTTTATTAATTAATCAAAACTCTACTTAAATCGTGTTTATTTGGCTTTTTTGAGTTTAATATCGCACACAAATGGTAGAACAAATAAGGGTTACATGTATGACATCTTTTCTTTCGGAGGATTTTTTACTCCACAACGAATTTGCTAAACGTCTTTATCATGAAGTAGCAGCCGATTTACCTATCATCGACTACCACTGTCATCTGCCACCACACCAAGTATCTGAAGACTATCGATTCAAAAACCTCACAGATATCTGGCTTCGAGGTGACCACTACAAATGGCGAGCGATGCGAATTAATGGCGTAGACGAGCGTTTCTGTACTGGCGATGCAACAGATAAAGAAAAGTTCATGGCATTCGCACGTACGGTTCCATATACAATTGGTAACCCAATTTATCACTGGGCTCACTTAGAGTTACGTCGCCCATTTGGTATCTCTGGCATGGTGTTAAATGAAGACACAGCAGAGCGCGTATGGAATGAAACCAACGAAATGCTCGCAACGCCTGAGTTCTCTGCTCGTTCAATCATGCAGAAAATGAACGTAGAAATGGTTGGTACGACAGATGATCCAATCGATGACCTAGCAGCACATAAATTGGTGGCGGAAGATAAAGACTTCCCAGTACAAATGCTGCCAAGCTGGCGCCCAGACAAAGCGTTCAACATTCATCTAGAAACCTTCCCTGCTTATATGGAAGCACTGTCTAAAGCTGCGGATGTTGAAATTACTCGCTTTGCTGACCTTTGTTCTGCGCTAGATAAACGTCTGCAACACTTTGCTGACCATGGTTGCTGCGTCACAGACCATGCTCTGGATACGGTTTGCTATGAAGA encodes:
- a CDS encoding TRAP transporter small permease, with product MIIKSINDFINSFLRIVLSIFMTVMIVAVVWQVFTRFVLQDPSAFTDELSRYLLIWIGVLGGAYTYAIKRHLALELLAPRLSHKGQLVLGIIINLIIIAFAAVAFIYGGTALVTNTLKHGQISPGIVIGGHHLLIGYVYVVVPLTGYIISYFGTVDIISSVLSLVNKEDRVAAEGYSK
- the uxaC gene encoding glucuronate isomerase produces the protein MTSFLSEDFLLHNEFAKRLYHEVAADLPIIDYHCHLPPHQVSEDYRFKNLTDIWLRGDHYKWRAMRINGVDERFCTGDATDKEKFMAFARTVPYTIGNPIYHWAHLELRRPFGISGMVLNEDTAERVWNETNEMLATPEFSARSIMQKMNVEMVGTTDDPIDDLAAHKLVAEDKDFPVQMLPSWRPDKAFNIHLETFPAYMEALSKAADVEITRFADLCSALDKRLQHFADHGCCVTDHALDTVCYEDSTEQELDAILAKRLSGGQVTEFETAQFKTAVLVYLGREYAKRGWVQQYHIGALRNNNQRMFKLLGADTGFDSINDGLVAMPLARLLDALDRDNALPKTILYGLNPRDNEVLATMCGNFQDGSIEGKIQFGSGWWFNDQKDGMERQMTQLAQLGLLSRFVGMLTDSRSFMSYTRHEYFRRILCQMIGKWVEDGEVPADFELLSRMVRDICYYNAKNYFGITAK
- a CDS encoding TRAP transporter substrate-binding protein, which encodes MKTTNKLLLACTLSTLMAGNVYAATVKLAHALPTEHPVHASLDWFAAKVSKETKMRVKVYPNGTLGNETELLQMVQGGTIGFTKVSAAPLTAFASDYKLLSLPYLYRDRAQYDAVLQGPIGEQILASSKESGFIGLAFLDAGARSFYTDKPIRTPDDLKGLKIRVQNSALSIDTIKALGGTPVPLPYGELYSALQQGVVDGAENNIPSYFSSRHYEVKKTFSYDQHTMVPDVLVVSTGVWDSLSAEDQAKIRAIAKETVKQQDVNWANYVEKAKAELVNQNVTFVESDIPKFQEAVKPVYEKFRKENPDLVPLLDKVQAM
- the uxuA gene encoding mannonate dehydratase; its protein translation is MKMTFRWYGEGNDKVTLGNIKQIPGVEGIVWSLHDMAAGELWSEERIAKEKAIIEAAGFHIDVVESVNVHEDIKLGLPSREKYIENYKETLRRLAKVGVKVVCYNFMPVFDWTRTELYKEMEDGSNALFFEKSKIENIDPIELIEKLSTNVDVTMPGWEPERLSRLKETFKLYENFTAEDLWKNLEYFLEQVIPVCEEVGIKMGIHPDDPAFPIFGLPRLIINKENIGRFLNLVDSPYNGLSLCTGSLGSANNDIPDIIDAYHDRIHFMHIRNVKRYDNGDFIEASHRACDGSVDTVKVVQTLHKHGYEGYVRPDHGRHIWGEEKWARPGYGLYDRALGIMYILGVWDSVEKNAKS
- a CDS encoding PepSY domain-containing protein translates to MTTHVMLHTGLFVTLMAASSLAMADPVCTKEPESKWMSFDQAKQQVQDMGYKIKKFKKTSTGCYELYGYNTKGKKTEIYFNPVDMSKIKEEEDD
- a CDS encoding TRAP transporter large permease codes for the protein MTLMDLLFSQDFLANAPDAFYDFFPAVVLFGVLGVLLIIGVPIAFAIGIAALLTVFIDFPVEQVTILVSQKLANGLDNFGLLALPFFIVAGNLMNRGGLASRLINFAMIFGGRLPGSLSHVNVMANMLFGSLSGSAAASAAAVGGIMKPLQEKHKYPMDFSTAVNVASCPSGLLIPPSNILILFALVSSTSVQYLFIAGYIPGILMGLSVMVGIFLLGKRYNIPREKIISTEKKRKVIWDAIPSLTLVIIIMGGILGGIFTATEASAIAVVYALILGFAYRELKMSDMFPVLVDSVITTSIVLLMVATSSAMSWAMANADIPTYIAEFVLETSTNPIMVILLMNVILLVVGTFMDMTPAVLIFTPIFLPIAITLGIDPIHFGIILVFNLCIGICTPPVGTALFVGCSVTGTKLGAVVPKLAPLFVLMVITLTIVTLFPSLSLWLPELAGYKPQ
- a CDS encoding mannitol dehydrogenase family protein, producing MRLSQAHLSAANALIKPNDNNKKAKVGIVHLGFGAFHRAHQALITDAVIKEIGGDWKIVGVTWSSVDLQKDLIAQDSLYSVGVGYNDQLDINIVGSIETVLMAAQTEQVLGYMRDPAVKIVSLTVTEKGYCHNPATGDLDFSHPLIQHDLQNIEAPKSAIGFLVSAMRYRHQNGIQPFTPMTCDNLPENGRVLEKVVLQFAKQLDEELYQWIKKEIQFPCTMVDRIVPRTTDNDIARVEKALGLEDKVCVITEPFLQWVIEDKFVNDRPQWEKTSIANVQVTDNVVPFEEMKLRLLNGTHSTMAYLGYLSGYETVATTIQDPDFKTFVRYLMDEEITPSLNIEGIDLDQYKDQLIERYENKALQHRTWQIAMDGTQKIPQRFLQTIRYSLKNGVSIEGLCLALAAWMRYVSGVNEQGQEIDVQDPLKQQLAQVWQQAGTDLVKVVDGFLALRSVFDQELAGNQTFKAELQSALEKLFANGAKASVASFVAQRK